One stretch of Eupeodes corollae chromosome 2, idEupCoro1.1, whole genome shotgun sequence DNA includes these proteins:
- the LOC129947336 gene encoding intraflagellar transport protein 140 homolog has protein sequence MTLYFDSKVQFLDSDAVSTIGRWHPNEPVFAIASYSQDRGGSVTIFDDSGEPLRDVSYPVHPISQATALAWHPEKRLLVTGWESGELHVWFDGHREFASVQGPHKAPIILLEFSEKGGRMVTADSMGLLTGWRCDGQYQFLTMFSHDLRDSLLNITFRKSVDSAVRTELTNLAKAAVAGDETALDTLTNWRPRTAARNLTHSGVKDNHCFYVGTQSGVIFYINQGGTCSEFLKSNTVPITQVLWHPKRDAIICLLEDMTVTHFLSESSGTLTELDRVKLSGKIPGNNGAISWAGNCLAIITGDFSIRIWDMDTSENFLLKMDLPSSERPSTVTSPGSNSSLSTGGIAGTASASGIIAAGGAGGGGDSTSPATSSYVQKYQKSQHHQHHQRHQSKSGNEVFTCLAYCPDNQTLCAGTNQGSLYTWKRTVNYFVNAPENSWQLNNISTVRGAIKQCFWGVNEMAKPCIMINCISNVYVLKEQPLISCHTRDIWAVQRSANQIYIEHSTGKSTTVQADISITTLALSEQHLALSNGRTIVAYRIGKIVLEASSSTDYSIANSSTTLDSADGDGLTIRLMQTFSCECLALFMHDQNIFCLTSSDVKIYSIGGVILNEIQSSDSEGKIIGCDLTGNYLTIFTMNGYIKVFDVTRHDPKPLIHPKSGYDLFENFGEVILAKCNAMGSHLAVVIANESLMPDGRLYCWDFERDIMRHYDFMNDTEESAVAVPRLPIVFFWDTDDSRLLAIEARSIAQQAKHHQRKNPQLQLQQQEKGLQEEGGVESNALLSSSQPKIVVVANGTSTSTSNTTITNTTASLEDYNETQAIVMFHAADKCTLKVLEIVNLASGEQLVNLCAPNVITLDISVVKKRSLQDFIGLENCDESTRKMVLNFSLNVAESNMDLAYRCIRSIQSEVVWTNLAKMCVQTGRLDVAKVCLGHLKKARSVRAIRQAMNDDDLEKDAKVAVLAVELGMIEEAQELYKKCGRWDLLNKLLQNCGSIDEALKIAEKGDRVHLKNTYFQKGEQLREEGNIKGALEFFEKSQNPVQNITQMLLEHPIAIKQYMQTAKDPKMLKWWGQYIESTGDMDGAFTVYQKAEDWFSQVKILCYLGQISKADVIARQSGDRAACYHLARHYENIGKNQEAIQFYTRAQTYSNAIRICKENDMQDELWTVASAARQREKSTAAAYFEEVGSFKRAVELYHRSGMLHKALEMAFASEQPDILQVIASELTPDSDPELINRCAEFFTSIEQHQKAVHLLAKTKQFERSLRICHEKGVPITESLAEMLTPAKTELDDETRAKVLTQLGELLQEQGDYHSATKKFTQGGDKIRAMKSLLKSGDTDKIVFFANMSRQREVYIMAANYLQALNWHRDQKVLKNIVTFYSKGQAFDSLANFYAICAQVEIDEFRDYDKALKAMHEAAKCLLKVPHSQRATDNLQKTIVEVKYVLDIQEALENGENQAVIAGCRNMLIKPEIPPIRHADVLAMLVKGLASTKQYVEAVGALRELALKDATWSSRGLIEREIVQKLADECNLDFNVIWDSGRRKNEVTIEDDGEEEIQEEIQ, from the exons ATTCAGTGAAAAAGGTGGTCGGATGGTGACTGCCGATTCAATGGGTTTACTCACAGGTTGGCGCTGTGATGGCCAGTATCAGTTTTTGACTATGTTCTCGCATGATTTACGAGAtagtttattaaatataacttttcGTAAATCAGTTGATAGTGCCGTTCGAACGGAACTAACAAACTTAGCAAAAGCTGCTGTGGCTGGAGATGAGACTGCATTGGATACTCTAACCAATTGGAGACCACGGACGGCAGCGAGGAATTTAACTCATTCAGGAGTCAAAGACAATCATTGTTTCTATGTGGGAACACAATCTGGGGTAATTTTCTACATTAACCAAGGTGGGACATGTtcggaatttttaaaaagtaatactgTTCCAATCACACAAGTTCTATGGCATCCAAAAAG AGATGCAATCATCTGTCTTTTGGAAGACATGACTGTGACTCATTTTCTATCTGAATCTTCAGGGACTCTTACTGAACTTGATAGAGTGAAATTGAGTGGAAAAATACCTGGAAACAATGGAGCTATCTCTTGGGCTGGGAATTGTTTAGCCATTATAACAG GTGATTTTTCCATCCGCATTTGGGACATGGACACCAGCGAGAACTTTTTGCTCAAAATGGATTTACCCAGTTCAG AACGACCATCGACAGTCACTTCACCGGGATCGAATTCTTCATTATCAACAGGTGGAATTGCAGGAACAGCATCTGCATCAGGAATAATAGCAGCAGGTGGtgctggtggtggtggtgattCAACATCTCCAGCCACATCCAGTTACGTTCAAAAATACCAAAAGTCCCAACATCACCAGCATCATCAACGCCACCAAAGCAAATCCGGAAATGAAGTATTCACCTGCCTTGCCTACTGCCCGGACAACCAGACACTCTGTGCCGGCACCAATCAAGGCAGCCTATACACCTGGAAGCGAACTGTTAATTACTTTGTCAATGCACCGGAAAATTCGTGGCAATTGAACAATATATCAACGGTACGGGGCGCAATCAAGCAATGCTTTTGGGGGGTAAATGAGATGGCCAAACCGTGCATCATGATTAATTGCATATCAAATGTCTACGTGTTGAAG GAACAACCTTTGATATCCTGCCATACACGTGACATCTGGGCGGTTCAACGAAGCGCTAATCAGATCTACATCGAGCACTCGACCGGCAAATCAACTACGGTACAAGCTGATATCTCGATTACAACATTGGCATTGTCAGAGCAGCACTTGGCTTTGAGTAATGGTCGGACTATTGTTGCGTATAGAATTGGAAAGATTGTTCTGGAAGCATCATCATCCACCGATTACAGTATTGCTAATAGTTCGACGACATTAGATTCTGCAGATGGTGACGGACTTACCATAAGATTGATGCAGACATTTAGTTGCGAGTGTTTGGCGCTCTTTATGCATgaccaaaatatattttgccTAACATCGAGTGATGTGAAAATTTACTCCATTGGTGGAGTGATACTGAACGAGATTCAATCTAGTGACAGTGAGG GTAAAATTATCGGTTGCGACCTTACCGGCAATTACCTGACAATATTCACAATGAACGGCTACATTAAAGTCTTCGATGTTACCCGTCACGACCCCAAACCACTGATTCACCCAAAATCCGGCTATGATTTATTTGAGAATTTCGGCGAGGTAATCCTGGCTAAGTGCAATGCTATGGGCAGTCATCTTGCTGTCGTAATTGCCAATGAGAGTCTCATGCCCGATGGACGATTGTACTGTTGGGATTTCGAAAGGGATATAATGCGTCATTACGATTTCATGAATGACACAGAGGAATCTGCCGTCGCCGTTCCGAG ACTGCCAATTGTATTCTTTTGGGATACGGATGATAGTCGATTGCTAGCTATCGAAGCACGTTCGATTGCTCAGCAAGCCAAACATCATCAACGTAAGAATCCACAACTCCAGCTCCAGCAGCAAGAGAAAGGATTGCAAGAAGAAGGAGGTGTTGAATCGAATGCATTACTATCATCGTCACAACCAAAGATAGTCGTCGTCGCCAATGGAACCAGCACGAGCACTAGCAACACCACCATCACCAACACCACCGCCAGTCTGGAAGACTACAATGAGACACAAGCAATTGTTATGTTCCACGCTGCAGATAAATGCACCCTTAAAGTGCTTGAGATTGTTAATCTAGCATCTGGAGAGCAATTAGTCAATTTGTGTGCACCGAATGTG ATAACTTTGGACATTAGCGTTGTGAAGAAACGGTCCCTGCAGGACTTTATCGGTTTGGAGAACTGCGACGAGAGTACACGcaaaatggttttgaattttagtttaaatgttGCTGAGAGCAATATGGACTTGGCATATCG ATGCATCCGTTCGATACAATCAGAAGTGGTATGGACCAATTTGGCAAAAATGTGTGTTCAGACGGGACGTCTAGATGTGGCAAAGGTGTGTTTGGGACATTTGAAGAAGGCCCGTTCGGTTCGAGCCATACGACAAGCGATGAATGATGATGATTTGGAAAAAGATGCTAAAGTGGCAGTTTTGGCGGTCGAGCTAGGAATGATTGAAGAAGCACaggaattatacaaaaaatgcgGTCGTTGGGATTTATTGAACAAGTTGCTGCAGAATTGTGGATCTATTGATGAG GCTTTAAAAATAGCTGAAAAAGGTGATAGGgttcatttgaaaaatacatatttccaaAAAGGAGAACAACTTAGGGAAGAAGGAAATATCAAAGGAGCTCTGGAGTTCTTTGAGAAAAGCCAAAACCCAGTGCAAAACATCACACAAATGCTCTTGGAGCATCCGATAGCAATTAAG caatACATGCAAACAGCTAAGGACCCAAAGATGTTAAAATGGTGGGGTCAATATATCGAAAGTACTGGAGACATGGACGGGGCTTTCACCGTTTACCAGAAGGCTGAAGATTGGTTCTCACAG GTGAAAATTCTTTGTTATCTTGGGCAGATATCAAAAGCTGATGTCATAGCTCGTCAATCCGGGGATCGAGCAGCGTGTTACCATTTGGCACGTCATTAtgaaaatattggtaaaaatcaaGAAGCCATACAATTCTACACCAGAGCTCAGACTTATTCAAATGCCATAAGGATTTGTAAAGAGAACGATATGCAAGATGAACTCTGGACTGTGGCAAGTGCAGCTCGTCAGCGAGAAAAGTCCACAGCAGCTGCGTATTTCGAAGAAGTTGGTTCATTCAAACGAGCTGTGGAACTGTATCATCGCTCGGGAATGCTTCATAAAGCCTTAGAAATGGCCTTTGCATCAGAGCAACCAGATATTCTGCAAGTTATTGCTTCAGAACTAACACCAGACTCTGATCCGGAATTGATCAATCGTTGTGCTGAATTCTTTACAAGTATTGAACAACATCAGAAAGCTGTGCATTTGCTGGCAAAAACGAAGCAGTTCGAGCGTTCCTTGAGAATTTGTCATGAGAAGGGGGTTCCGATTACAGAATCGTTGGCAGAAATGTTGACTCCGGCAAAAACAGAACTGGATGATGAGACACGAGCTAAAGTCCTCACCCAACTGGGAGAGCTTCTTCAAGAACAAGGCGACTATCATTCGGCCACTAAGAAGTTCACCCAAGGTGGAGATAAAATTAGGGCTATGAAGAGTCTGCTCAAATCTGGTGATACCGATAAGATTGTGTTCTTTGCAAATATGTCGCGTCAAAGAGAAGTCTACATCATGGCAGCTAATTATCTGCAAGCCTTGAACTGGCATAGAGATcagaaggttttaaaaaatattgtgacCTTCTATTCGAAAGGACAGGCATTTGACTCACTTGCGAACTTCTATGCAATTTGTGCTCAAGTTGAGATCGATGAGTTTAGGGATTATGACAAGGCCCTAAAAGCTATGCATGAAGCTGCAAAGTGTCTGCTAAAAGTCCCGCATTCCCAGAGGGCCACTGATAATCTGCAGAAGACCATTGTTGAAGTAAAGTATGTTTTAGATATCCAAGAAGCTCTGGAAAATGGAGAAAATCAAGCTGTCATAGCGGGTTGCAGAAATATGTTAA taaaACCAGAAATCCCTCCAATTCGTCATGCGGATGTCTTAGCAATGCTTGTGAAGGGATTGGCCAGTACAAAGCAATATGTCGAAGCTGTGGGAGCTCTTAGAGAATTGGCACTGAAAGATGCAACCTGGAGTAGTAGAGGACTTATCGAACGAGAAATTGTTCAGAAACTAGCAGATGAGTGTAATTTGGATTTTAATGTTATTTGGGATTCCGGTCGCCGTAAGAATGAGGTTACAATTGAAGATGATGGTGAAGAAGAGATTCAAGAAGAAATACAATAA